CCTTTGCTTACCGCAAGTAACCCTAATGTATTTACTTACCGTAAACAACTATATTGTTATGCGCAGGAACTCAGCAAGTTTTCTCAGCAGCGGTGCTATGGGGCCAAGATCAACGGCCCCACTACCGCTTGCGTACTCTTCTGTGGCTGGCAGAAGGGCAGTAAGGGCGCGTTGCCCAGCCTTCGGGTGACCGGCCTCAATGGCGGCCAGCGCGATCAGGAACCATGAAACTTCGAGCAGTAAATCCTGCGGCGGTTCCGGAAAACCATCCAGGGCAGCCAGAGCCTCCTCATGGGGCCCTTTTCGAGCAAGCAGGAGGGGCCGAACCCATGGTTCGTAGGGTCCAAATTCTCCATCGGGCAATTCGTTTGCTGTCCGGATAGCTCGAGTCAAGGCTTCCAGCTCGGGTAGCCCAACCCTAAACCCTGGCATTTCTTGTCCTTCAGACGGGGGCGGACCAGCCACGAAGGTCCATCGAAACCATGAGGTGAAAACGGAGGCAAGGGGGCGGTCAAAACGCGTTGCCAGTGCGTCAATACAGTCCGCTTCTTTTGCTGCGGCGTCAATGGTCCCAAGAGCGCAAAGTGCCTGCATCCTGATCAAGCGCCCCTCGATCTCGAAGGTTGGCAGCTCAGCCGCCACAGCTAGTGCAATGATCTCCGATCCCAGCACTTCGCGAACCCGTGCATACCCGGTTGTTTTGAAGGTCTGTAGATAGCGGGCGCTGAGCGCGAAGCAAAGAAGTGCAGGATCGCCCAGGCGTCGCGCGATTTCCTCAGCTTGAGCCGCTTCCTTGAGCCGCCCCGCTGTTCCGCGTGACTCCATAGCCACGGTGGCAAGAAGCCTTGCCCGTACACGCTCTGATGCCCCAGGCGGTAGTGCCGAGAGGGCGCCCAAAGCTGCCAAGGCGATCGAAGCGGATAAGGCTGGATCATCTGATCGGCTCCAGCTACCGGGAACATCGAATCCACCAATGACACGTGCGCTTAGTTCCGGGTCACCCAGTTGCTCAGCAGCCAAGATTGCGGACAAACGCTGTTCCCCGGCGAACTCTACCGAGCCGGAGGCAGCCAACAGTGGGAGGAGGACTGTCAGCGACTCGAGTTGGGACCGCGAACCTGTCCGCGCACTGGCAACAGCTGTGCGCACAAGGATCGAATCGTCCTCTATATCCAATGCGGGATCATGACACCTGATGCTCCGCTCAAGCTCGGTCAAACGATCTCCTGGTTCCAGCCCAAGCCCCTCCAACAGGGTTGAACGGGCGTGGGTCAGAACGGCGATAGCATCACCTTGACGGTCCACGCGGTAGAGAGCCAGTGCCAGCAGCCGCCAGCCTTCCTCTCGCCAAGGATGCTCCACAACGTGAGCGTCGAGCAGGTTCAGGACCTCTTTGGGACGCCCCAGCTCAAGCCGTGCCTGTGCCAGCGCCTCGAGACCTGCCGCGCGAAGATGGGCAATCCGGGCTCGTTCATGCCTAGCCCACGGGCGTGCACTGAACTCTTGGAAAGCTTCACCGTGCCAACGCTGCATTGCGGTACTCAACAACAATTCACGCGCCTCGGTGTTTAATCCAGGAGCGTCCGCAATTGCCTTCTCAGCACACCAGAGATCAACGGTGATTAGGCTGCTTGTCAGCGCATAGCCCTCACCTATTGTCACAATGATCGATGGCGGCATCCGGGGTGGGCGTTCGGGTTCTAAGATGCGCCGCAGTTCCCCAATGAAGGTGCGAACGGCGCCCACTGCTCCTGCCGGGGCGTCCTCCCACAGCTCCTCGATTAAACGGGCCGTGGACACCGTCCTGCCGCGCGCGGCCACCAAAATTCCGATGATCTCGCGATGTCGGGCTTTGGAAAGATGCAGGGAATGGTTCTGAATCTCCGCACGGATCGGGCCAAGGACACAGATTCCAAGCTTGTTCACCGACCCAGTCTAGTTCGCAGCCGCAACCCGCTGATCGTGGGCTGATCCATGTATGGAATTCTCGCTTTGAACCCGTGTTGGAATTACCTGCACGGAAAGAGGCAGCCGTTTTAGCGTGCGCCGGAAATGAGAAAATTATGGATCTGCAGCTCAAGGGGAAAAAGGCATTCATCAGCGGCTCGAGCCAAGGAATTGGTTATGCCATCGCCCAGGCTTTGGCCGCAGAGGGTGTTGACGTCACACTGAACGGCCGTGATGGCGCAAAGCTATCCGCGGCGGTTGATGCGCTGCGGCAGGAAGTACCTGCGGTGACTGTGGGCGGTATTGCAGCTGACTTCACTGATCCCGAACAAGTGGACAGGCTGTGTGCCGAACTCGCCGACGTTGACATTCTTATCAACAACGTTGGAATCTTTGAGTTGAAGTCGTTTGAAACAATTTCTTCCGCCGACTGGCAGCTGTATTTTGATGTGAACGTGCTCAGCGGGGTGCGACTTGCCCAGCACGTCCTGCCTGTCATGCTGGCGCGCGGGTGGGGCCGGATCATTTTCGTCAATAGTGAGTCCGCCGTCAATGTGCCGGCTGAAATGATCCACTACGGCGCCTCCAAGGCCGCCATGCTGGCGGTTGGAAATGGTTTGGCAAAACTCACTCGCGGCACGGCAGTGACAGTGAACACGGTACTGGGCGGCCCCACATACTCCGATGGCGTTGCACAAACCGTCCAGGAGCTTGCACAACAATCAGCCATGCCGGTCATGGACATGAAAAAAGCGATTATCGCAACAAATCAAACCTCCTTACTGGAGCGCTTCATCGAGCCAGGTGAGATCGCGGACATGGTCACTTTTTTGGCCAGCCCCAACGCATCGGCAACCAACGGCGCCGCGGTACGGGTGGATGGGGGTGTGCTGACAACTCTGCTCTAATGCTCTGCGGCTTCACAATGGTCCCGAAACTGGCTGAGCGGCAGGTGCTAAAATTTTCTTTTAGCTCAACTGACGAATATAAGCTCAGGCGGATAGGAGTGCTCACATGGTGTTCGGCACCATCAAGTACTGGTTTCGCAAAGACACTCTCGGACAGATCCTCCGCGATGACGCCGTCACCACGGCGCACGCAGCTGCCATTGCCAGGGGTGAATCGCGAATCCTCGCCTCCGGCAAGGACGGCAACCTCTTCAGCTATAAATTAGAGGAATATGGTGCCGAGCGAAACTCGCGGATGCCCATCACCTCAGTGGTGGGGCATATTGCCTGGACAGGGATGTGGGCCATTATCACTGCTGGATTATTAGGAACATCCGTTGTTCTTTTAGTCTCCAGTGGCGCCCGCATGCCTGTCGGCTCCGAGTGGATCGGCGTGCTCGTTATGACAGTGCTGGTGCTGCTTTTTGGCCTATTTTTCGTCGATGGGCTTCGGGACCTTCTCAAAGAGATCAAGGCAGCCAAGCTACGCAGACTCCGCGGCATTCCACGCCCCATCGACTAGCTCGCGACGCCCCACAGAACAGGCGCCCCACAGAACAGGCGCCCCAGAGCAGTCACCCAAGAACAGTCGCACGCCCGCACAAGTTACCTCACGGCGTCGTACTTGTTCATCCAGTGAACTGACTTCAGCCAATTTGCCCCTCCCGACTAAACTGGCACTATGACCAATAACAGTGTTCC
This genomic window from Arthrobacter sp. TMP15 contains:
- a CDS encoding BTAD domain-containing putative transcriptional regulator — its product is MNKLGICVLGPIRAEIQNHSLHLSKARHREIIGILVAARGRTVSTARLIEELWEDAPAGAVGAVRTFIGELRRILEPERPPRMPPSIIVTIGEGYALTSSLITVDLWCAEKAIADAPGLNTEARELLLSTAMQRWHGEAFQEFSARPWARHERARIAHLRAAGLEALAQARLELGRPKEVLNLLDAHVVEHPWREEGWRLLALALYRVDRQGDAIAVLTHARSTLLEGLGLEPGDRLTELERSIRCHDPALDIEDDSILVRTAVASARTGSRSQLESLTVLLPLLAASGSVEFAGEQRLSAILAAEQLGDPELSARVIGGFDVPGSWSRSDDPALSASIALAALGALSALPPGASERVRARLLATVAMESRGTAGRLKEAAQAEEIARRLGDPALLCFALSARYLQTFKTTGYARVREVLGSEIIALAVAAELPTFEIEGRLIRMQALCALGTIDAAAKEADCIDALATRFDRPLASVFTSWFRWTFVAGPPPSEGQEMPGFRVGLPELEALTRAIRTANELPDGEFGPYEPWVRPLLLARKGPHEEALAALDGFPEPPQDLLLEVSWFLIALAAIEAGHPKAGQRALTALLPATEEYASGSGAVDLGPIAPLLRKLAEFLRITI
- a CDS encoding SDR family oxidoreductase, with the translated sequence MDLQLKGKKAFISGSSQGIGYAIAQALAAEGVDVTLNGRDGAKLSAAVDALRQEVPAVTVGGIAADFTDPEQVDRLCAELADVDILINNVGIFELKSFETISSADWQLYFDVNVLSGVRLAQHVLPVMLARGWGRIIFVNSESAVNVPAEMIHYGASKAAMLAVGNGLAKLTRGTAVTVNTVLGGPTYSDGVAQTVQELAQQSAMPVMDMKKAIIATNQTSLLERFIEPGEIADMVTFLASPNASATNGAAVRVDGGVLTTLL